The genomic interval CCCCATACATATAAGTCGGatccatcaacatcatGAGGTGGATTGGTCTACACCAAAGCAAGTCAGAACAATAGCCGAATTAAGGTGCGGGTTAAGAAGGTGTAATGATACAGCGGACTTACCCCTTCAACAGTACCATTATACAAATCGAAAGCTGTCATGCCCTCATAATCCTTAATACTtagatcaatatcatttctAGCCAATAAATCTCTAGCAACTCTGAGATTTCCAACAAAAAGAGCTCGATGTAAAGCAGTATATCCAGATTCAGTATCTTGAAGATTTATCGATATATTAGGATTTCGAAGTAagatagaaaagaaagtatAAGCATTATTCgttattgaagaagctattaAATGAAGAACGCTATACTCAAAAACGATATCTCAATTAGCTTCTGTTCATCAGATCTTTCCGGtaaaagaaggattatGATTTACGTTCTTCCATATTGGTCTCTCTCGTTTATATCAGTCTTAATAGGAACACCTATAAATCCATTCATAGACCAACTTTTGCCTCCACCACTTGCACTTCCAGGATTTATATTACCACCTTTTgtattattgatattggtTGATCCATCAAGTTCTTGACGAAAGGCTTTAACATTaccattttgataatgTACGTGAAGATTAGGCATAACAAGATAAGATGATTGACTGAACAAATCAGTCAATCGTTATAAAAGAACCTTTCGAGGAAGATGGCCTCGAATTAGTTGTTCTTTTATGTTGATAAGGTTTCGACCACTACTCTCAATCAAATCCGACTTCTTCAATGAATTTTTTGTTGGTTTTCGCTTTGGTGGATTTATTGACGAAATGAAAAGTTCGAATCCACTTGGTCGCAAAGTGCAAACCGATATAAGCTTTCAAGATCGGTTAGAGGATCCAGTTGAATGATTTACACAAAGGAGGTCGAGAACCTATCGATTCGTCACCTTGAGATGGAGCGAGAAAATATGTCTACAGAGTTATGAGGACAAAGACACAATGTATAACATAATTTCGATCTGATATAATCtgatttaatgattttgaacGTGTTTGACCTAAGTGGAGGTGAAATTCCACTATACGGTTATCCGAAAAGTTCTCTTCAAGCCAATCAAGACGCGGTCGATACAATCTAATTCTCAAATTGCGCATATAGAAGCGATATAAGGTCATGCGCATAGGATTGGTGTCACCGAGGTGAACTGATTGTAGAGCATGTTCACATCTGATTCATGAGTATGCATAGTAAgtcaattgatattgagCAATACAAAAATGAAGGAAATATAGATATGGGATGTACCCTATAATATGGACCGAACATCATCCCTAAAGATCCGAGTCGGTGAGTAACAAGGGGACGTACATCCTCCAGAGCGCGGAGGAGACGTAACAAGTCTATTTTGGTGTTCCTAAAATAGCAAGTCGACATAGGTAATCATCGCTCGCAGAGTGTTAAGCACCGTGAACATTCCCAAATATCACATCTGATATCTTGAGTGAAGAAAAGATAGGATTTAAGAAAGAACCTTGATGTAATAGAATATGGAGTCAAATCCTCCTACAGCGAGATTCTCGCTCGGATTTTCCTgtccttcctcttcctcattcCAATTTTCCGCTCTCCCAAGTTACTGGAATCAGATTTGTAAGAGCATGTCCAGCGTCTGTGAAGTATTTTCCTTGTAAGATGGGCATAACGCCTCAAGGTAATAGCAAATGAACGCTGACTTCCCGTAGAAAGTTGGATCGCTCTTCGCTTATGTGACGCCTTTCGCTGATACCGCTGGATAGGTGAGAGCAAATGATGGGTCACTGAGCGGGGAATGGGAGGGCAGGGGAGTGAGGGGAAATGTTAGTGAAGGTCATTCAGCATAGGATGTATGTAGCTGCGCTTCTGATTGATGCATGCAATAGACAGAGTGATACACTGGGGAAAATCAAGTCAGCTCAAGGCATTTAGCCAATGAAAGTCCATAACTCACAACATGACACATACTATCGATCTAAATGCAAGAAGTGTAAGTTGTCAGCTGCTGCTCTAGTCAAGTACAAACAAACAGCTGGACTTACAGAATTCGTGAGTTTCGTCGGATCTCTTGACGGCTCCCTATAATACAGGTCAAGTTGAATGAGTAATAGAAACAGATGAAAGATGCAAAAGCAATTTCGAGGGAGAGCAATAATTTTGGGAAGCGTTGAACGCGTGACAGCGGTATTTGACGGGGTTTTGATTGAATCGAATATGAATGTGGCACtttgactcaccttccatGCTTCTTCAAAGTCAACCGGTAAAATGACGTATCGGTTCTTCCTGACAGCTATTCAAGGTATAAATTCAGCTATTTGATCTGGCTTTCCTAACTAGCAACAAACAGCTGACCTTGTAATCCTGCAGATTGACAGATTGATGCAATTTGAGCTGAACTCAATTGATCAGGTCGAGATACGTCTATAAGGACAGCGGGAGATCAATATGTTTTCCATTCAACAAGCTAATGATACACTTACAATCCTCTAAATCTACATCGGGTCCCAGGTTCATCTTCGAAGTAACGGTTTGGAAGATCAATCGTCGTTCCCTTCGCGATGGTAAAGGCATCTCAATCTTTCTATCTAAACGACCTGGACGCAACAAAGCGGGATCCAAAGTATCAGCTCGGTTGGTAGCCATGATTACCTGGTCATTCCGTCAGCTATTATTTTCCGCGGTCGGATCGTACGGCTTGTGTAGCTCACTTTGACGGTTGTTTGTTGATCAAAACCATCCATCTGATTCAAAAGTTCCAACAAAATACGTTGTACTTCTCTATCGGATCCGGTTTGAGCATCGAAACGTTTCGTAGCGATAGCATCTACTTCatcaatgaagatgatacaaGGTGAATTTTCTCGAGCAAGTCTGAACACATCTCTGACCATACGAGGACCCTGTTTGATGCTCATCAGTTTAATAGAGTTTTGTAAATGCAGAAGATCACTCACTTCACCTAAATATTTCTGTACGAATTCCGAACCGACAACTCTGATGAAAGAAGCGGAAGTTGAATTGGCCACAGCCTTAACCAACATTGTCTTACCGGTACCTTATATAGATGCCAAATCAGCTGTTGGATCCAGAATTTGTCCCGGGATTGATCATACTCACCTGGAGGACCGTATAACAAAACACCTCTAGGAGGATCAATACCGATCTTTCTGTACAAATCCATTTGGATTAAAGGTAACTCGACAGCTTCTCTTATTTCCTGTTTTTGACTATCTAATCCACCAATATCACTATACTTCACGTCAGGTTTCTCATCTGCTCCTAACATCGCTATGGATGAATCTGCTTCGGGCGGTAAGATATCTACAAGAGCATTGGAGTGTCGATGTAAGGcaacagatgaagaaggtttgagGAGTTCTCGATCAAGGGTTGACAGAATTCGTACCACATAATTAGAACCTATGAATAGATGCGAAAACAGTCAATTGTTTGATATACGACCGAGCTCATAGACACCACAAGCCTATAGCCCCTCAGAGTATTTGGACGATTGATCATGACATACCAGTGGTGGATCCTACAATACCTCTTCTCTCGTCTACAGGCTCTAAGAATTGCCCAATAACAAGAGGAACACTTTGTATCCTCttcacttcttcttgtgCTCTCAGCAATTCTCTTCGCAAGTTCTGGGTCTCATCTCTGATGTATTCCTATATTATGGAAATCTCCATCAGCGGACATCCGGATGATGACATTTCGCATCCACAGTTTGTAGTAAGCAAGTAGCAACACTGACCTCTTGTAATTCTAGGAATTCCCTGTGAGCTTCCAGACGTTTCCAAGTACTATATAACTCCTCGTCGCTTGTAGGTAATGAGTTGAGTAAAGCTTGTTTCTCTGTTATTTGTGAGGGGAGAGTGGGATCCTACGTCAAGATATACACACCTCAGCTCTTTTGCTCTCAATCAGAGACACTAATACTCCAGCTGACCTCAAGTTTCAGATCGATGCCTATCTCTTCCATTTTGGGTGTCTACAGGTTTGTATAAGTATTTAATGACTGAATATATGCCTCAAGAGCCATAAATTATAAAGTAAGATTATCTGGGTGTCATCGACGACGCATACGCGCCTTGCATCATCCAACTCAACTTGACCTTACTGAAATCAAATGGAGATTGAACCTCTCTCCGAGTATCTTGCATACAATGTAACATTCGAACATAAAGCAACAAAAGATACATTATTTCTTTTCGActctttcaatattttgCAACTAGTCAAAGAGTAGTCAAATTGATATCTGAATCAACAAGATGGGTAAAAGAAAGGCTGCCAAGAAACCTCAAGCGAAAAAGAAGGCAGAGCCATTATGTAAGTCTTTTTTATCTACTCATTAACATCCttaaatttagattatTAGCTAATATTCACTTCCGGTTTGTAGCGAGTATATTTAAATGTTTATTTTGTAATCATGAAAAAGCAGTGACAGTGAAAATGTGAGTAATATCAGCTATGAGTTTCATATGAGCGACATTAGCTGAAGATAAATTTCTCTCGGCGGTATTAGCGATAAACAATCAATGTTTGGTCATTTATCTTGTAAAGTCTGTGGACAAAAATACACTTCACCTGTGAATAGTAAGTTGActgaaatgatattgataagCACTAGAACTTAGTAATTGACTCATCTTTTACTCCATTTAGATCTTTCTGTACCAGTTGATGTGTATTGCGAGTAAGTCATTTTCCTGTGTCAGAGTCGAATCGAAGAACATAGCTAATGTATTTTGATATAGTTGGGTAGATGCTTGTGAAGAAGTGAGAGCTAGACAACCTGTGAAACAAAGGTGAGTCCTCTCACAAACATTTGTGCCGATCTATTCATATATGAAACGATGGAAAGATGCTTGATCCTTCCAATGGATGCTGATCTCCTTGACGCTCCCCTTGGTAGACCCGTACGAGCTCCATCGCCTTTAGCACACGGTCAAGCAGGAGGGGCAGCTTTCGACCCTGACGGAGCAcaggatgaagatgcagaaggtgaagaggaagattaCGATTCAAGGGCAAGGACGAAACCCAGTAAAAGTAGGCGGGATGACGAAGAGGATggggaagaagatgaggatgaagatgatttggaagATGGGGGGCgaagagaaaagaggaGGAGAGTGAGGGAAGAttacgatgatgaagatgaggatgattaGATACTCAGATTCGAACTTGGTCAACAAACAAGGAGGTGAATATCTGACCTGGCATTGGGCATTTGTAGAAATATCAAGATCATTCTAGCATACAAAGAGAGATCATTTTGTAATTGTATTATATTCATAAACCATCATGATGACATGTTAAAACATCAGATCATTAACAATACAGTAGGTGGTACAACAACATATTTAGGGTATTATAGCTTAGACAACAAAATAGGGTGTGAATGATTGAGAGGAAGAAACATATAATTATATATCAGCTTGCAAGTTCTGATTCAGCTTTCGGCTTAACACCTAGTGTTTTGAATAAATTCGGTTGAGACTGATCATTCGTTGGATTAGCTGTTAGATCAAGCATAGATTATAAAACACTTACTGGATCATCTACCATTCCATATCCAGCTTCCGATAATCTTTGGCCTTTCTGGATAGAATCAAGTAACCCTATGATAAGTTCCagtcatcatcaactatTTTCAGCATTTGTCAGAAATGTCATATTCACTTACATTCAACTTTGACTACTTTCGGTCTTCTACTTGCACCTCTTTTACCTTGACCATCTATATGTTTTTGAGTTTTAGATCCTGATAATCCTCCGTTGGCTATAACATGagtacaagaagaagaagggagGGGTCTATTATATCAAATTAGCCTTAAGTATCATCTTTACGACTTTTCATATCGAACGATAAGACTTTCGTTGACTCACGCTATTCTACCGccatttgaagatatcAAATGCTGCATTTGTAAATTCGATAATTTAGGTCCAGAAGATCCATTAAGATATATCAAACATCCCTTCAAAATGTCCGTTTGCTATATACATGAAGACCATCATATAGGTGGGGTCATAAGAATTTAAATAGTGCTATTTCATTCATGTAGAAAGcaagaaaaaggaaatcatCACATACCTTTGTTCTTGCTTGATCATTTACTTGTGCAGATCTAACTTGCCAATAAGTCATAGATCCTTCACTTCCACCTCCTCTATTAGATTGTTGATGTCCTGTTGAACAAGATACGAAATGATCGGTTCTTTTTAAtattatataaaaaaacaaaaacataagtaaaaataaaaaacaCAATTATATAAACAATCCAATTCTTTTGGtaaaaactcaccttgaataTAAATCAGAATTTGTAATAGgatttaaatcttttcctCTAGTACTTAACATCCTTTGTGTAATTTGAAATCTactttttttatttaattcttcacgttgattatcaattgcttttcttttaatattatcttctaaatcttttttagACCAATGTGTAGAAGAAGTTATTCTGGTTTTATTTTTACGATTTATCTGATTTGAATCatatttttgtttttcgtttttcgatgatgaagaaggaatatcattttcagaaTCATTATATTTAAAATCTAAACTTtctgataaatcaattaaagattttgatgattttgattttacaAAAGATCcttttttgattattgatgatgttggTGGTGAAATTGGTATAATTTCTTGTGAGGAGGAAGGTGAGAGTGGAGTCGGCATCTCTACCAATGCACGTACAGTATACAATATACACAGATGTTATTGCtaataaatataaaaatgatgatacaattttgatgatatttgtATAATTTACCGGTTGACTCAACCGACTGATACTTAAATAAGGTTAAATCTGTCGATCGAGAGAACATTCCTTTTTTATAAAGAATACGACGCGTCGcgcttcttcatctcatAAATGAATTGTATTTCATATAAAGCATATCAAGCTACGTTCATCCACCATATTACTTATTTAATGCATTCATGACATTGCTTGAATTGCCCCCGACCGTTAATACAGGAAATGTCCAATCAACCTCATCATATTCTCTTATTTAAACCCTTCGCTTCTTTACTCAAACTTTCAAAAACTTCCCACATAGTTCTAAGAGAAGTCATTAAATTATGATTTTCGCCTTGACGAATAACAAGTTCAACATTTTTCATTGAATTTTCCATCCATCTCATAGATTTTTCACTtattttatcatcttctgaacCATAATATACTTTTACTCCGCCCACATAATCAGTATATTGAAATCCCCAAGATCTATTATCTCTATTTAAAATGATACTTAACAAGTCTGAAGTCGTTCCTGGTTCACATTCCGCATGAGAAGCTTGATTCAGAGCTGTTGTGAATCCTTCACCTGTTGGTACGTCCACGTTCTCATAGTCAGACAGTGAACTTGTGGAGGAGCTATTGTTTTCAGTCTTATTTGCCGTTATATAAGATTTATTGCGAAGTTGTACTGGTGAGCTCGATCGAAAGTCGAAGCCTTCACTAAGGCATAAGTCGTTGTCATCGGTTGCTTGTTTTGATATACGAGGTTTAGACCTGCCGCCGGGAGCGACTACTCTCAGTTGCTGGGTAGGAGAAGGTGGGTCAACAGATCTGGAATCTGCAGATTCAGAAGAGTATTTTGAACCCATTGAGATAATtgatttctcttcttttccatgTGAATGATCCACGGATCTCGGATACAAGATCTTGGAAGCTCTTCTGACCAACCCAGGTTGCTGCATGACTTCTCGCTGTGCTTTTCCGGTCGAGTATGAATCATTATTTGACTTTAACATCGATACTCGCCTTCCTCTGCTTGTGTCCGGTGGATCtgtatcttcttcgtccGTCGAGGGCGTATCGACTTTTGATGACCCACCTGGAAGTGGTGCTGGATCATGATGTGAGATTGGCTTATGTTTTAGTGGAGGAGGTTTACCAATTAAATAAGATTGTAATTTCCATTCTGCCGCTGTAGCTGACTTAATAACTGTATTAGGTATATATTTAAGCCATTTATAACCTATCTTTTTTGATCAGTGTTCTGGATTATTTCGTCAGTTAGAGGACAAACTCACCACCGTCGATATCTGTACTAACCCATGGAGCTAACAAGTGAACTCTTCCTAAAATCCtatctttcatcttgagaGCAGTGGCAATAGCATGAGGTGAACCTGCACTATGAGCCAATATCTGATATTTCTCTATACCCAACTCATCCAAGACTCTGCTAACTATATCTGCCCATGCGGTAGGAGTACGTTGAGATTCCGACACTTGAGTGCTTCTTCCATATCCCCACCTATCAATACATATCAATCTAAGATTAAAAGTTCTCGCAATATCGTCGAAAAGACTAATTAGGTATCTTACACATCCAAGACCTAGGAAAATGACTACCGGATTACCTGTCAATTTACCTACTTCTGAGAATGATATATTCAAAGGCTCGTCGGGAAAAGGTCTAGCAAACGTTATCACTCGATTTAAATTCCTTGACTGTAGATAAATAgcaaatttcaaattctcaaCTTCAGATACTAATTCGGCTTTCAATTTACTAGGTGAAGC from Kwoniella pini CBS 10737 chromosome 4, complete sequence carries:
- a CDS encoding 26S protease regulatory subunit 6B; amino-acid sequence: MEEIGIDLKLEDPTLPSQITEKQALLNSLPTSDEELYSTWKRLEAHREFLELQEEYIRDETQNLRRELLRAQEEVKRIQSVPLVIGQFLEPVDERRGIVGSTTGSNYVVRILSTLDRELLKPSSSVALHRHSNALVDILPPEADSSIAMLGADEKPDVKYSDIGGLDSQKQEIREAVELPLIQMDLYRKIGIDPPRGVLLYGPPGTGKTMLVKAVANSTSASFIRVVGSEFVQKYLGEGPRMVRDVFRLARENSPCIIFIDEVDAIATKRFDAQTGSDREVQRILLELLNQMDGFDQQTTVKVIMATNRADTLDPALLRPGRLDRKIEMPLPSRRERRLIFQTVTSKMNLGPDVDLEDYVSRPDQLSSAQIASICQSAGLQAVRKNRYVILPVDFEEAWKGAVKRSDETHEFYR